In Citrus sinensis cultivar Valencia sweet orange chromosome 2, DVS_A1.0, whole genome shotgun sequence, a single genomic region encodes these proteins:
- the LOC102617344 gene encoding beta-glucuronosyltransferase GlcAT14B-like, protein MRKLYRNLMLMKNPLMNVRKTGHSHSGRMFSDRKWMVPFFASLLVSIMLLLSATFGLFTSSFSGDPLPFDIISFAKSDDSSGYFVESDINKSFVTNGTARTEPPRLAYLISGTKGDSHRMMRTLQAVYHPRNHYILHLDLEAPPRERLDLALSVKNDPIFFEVENVRVMLQSNLVTYKGPTMIACTLQAIAILLKESLEWDWFINLSASDYPLVTQDDMLYVFSNMSKNLNFIEHTLISGWKLNQRAKPIIVDPGLYLSKKSDIAWTTQRRSLPTSFKLFTGSAWVMLTRRFVEYCIWGWDNLPRTLLMYYTNFISSPEGYFHTVICNTEEFRNTAISHDLHYIAWDNPPKQHPVKLTMKDFDKMVKSNAPFARKFAKDDPVLDKIDKELLGRTNRFAPGAWCIGSSEGGADPCTLRGNDSMFRPGPGAERLQALLQTLLSEDFRKKQCS, encoded by the exons ATGAGGAAATTGTATAGAAATTTGATGCTGATGAAGAACCCGTTGATGAATGTGAGAAAAACTGGTCATTCGCACTCAGGAAGAATGTTTAGTGATAGAAAATGGATGGTTCCATTTTTCGCAAGCTTGCTTGTATCGATTATGCTTTTATTGTCTGCAACTTTTGGGCTGTTCACCTCTTCTTTTAGTGGCGATCCGTTGCCATTCGACATTATTTCATTTGCAAAATCAGATGATTCAAGTGGGTATTTTGTAGAATCGGATATAAACAAATCATTTGTTACAAATGGGACAGCCAGGACAGAACCCCCTAGATTAGCTTATCTTATTTCAGGAACAAAGGGTGATAGTCATCGAATGATGAGGACATTACAGGCTGTTTATCATCCGCGAAATCattatattttgcatttgGATCTTGAGGCTCCACCCCGTGAAAGATTGGATTTGGCGCTTTCTGTGAAGAATGATCCAATTTTCTTTGAGGTGGAGAATGTGCGTGTAATGTTGCAATCCAATTTAGTGACATATAAGGGGCCTACAATGATTGCTTGTACGCTTCAAGCAATTGCAATTTTGTTAAAGGAGAGCTTGGAGTGGGACTGGTTTATAAACCTTAGTGCTTCAGACTATCCACTTGTGACACAAGACG ATATGCTATATGTTTTCTCAAATATGTCTAAGAATCTCAACTTTATCGAGCATACTCTGATTTCTGGTTGGAAACt AAACCAAAGAGCAAAACCGATCATTGTTGATCCAGGCCTTTACTTGTCCAAAAAATCTGATATTGCTTGGACCACTCAACGCCGATCACTTCCCACTTCTTTCAAATTGTTTACAG GTTCAGCTTGGGTAATGCTAACCCGGAGATTTGTGGAGTACTGCATATGGGGATGGGACAACCTCCCTCGAACTCTTCTAATGtattatacaaattttatctCTTCTCCAGAAGGGTATTTTCACACTGTTATCTGCAACACTGAAGAATTCCGCAACACTGCTATTAGCCATGATCTGCACTACATTGCATGGGACAATCCTCCCAAACAGCATCCCGTCAAGTTGACAATGAAAGACTTTGACAAAATGGTTAAGAGCAATGCTCCGTTTGCTCGCAAATTTGCAAAAGATGATCCGGTTTTGGACAAGATTGATAAAGAACTTCTGGGTCGCACAAACCGATTTGCACCTGGGGCTTGGTGTATTGGGAGCTCAGAAGGTGGTGCTGATCCCTGCACTTTGCGGGGCAATGATTCTATGTTTAGGCCTGGCCCAGGTGCTGAAAGACTGCAAGCACTGCTTCAGACATTGTTATCTGAAGATTTTCGAAAAAAGCAGTGTTCATGA
- the LOC102617040 gene encoding uncharacterized protein LOC102617040, whose translation MLRHYSSFLIFFLLSKNKNKKIANQSILVCCKLFISESRNLAALDAIERAARLDTETVIVNKFEDRIYNRARYTLVSYVVHDSTGTAIYSPLRQTIIAMADAAYGAINLETHSGAHPRLGVVDDIVFHPLARASLDEAAWLAKAVAADIGSRFQVPVFLYAAAHPTGKPLDTIRRELGYYRPNSMGNQWAGWTMPEILPERPNEGPIQVSPARGIAMIGARPWVALYNIPIMSTDVAATRRIARMVSARGGGLPTVQTLGLVHGEDSTEIACMLLEPNQVGADRVQNRVEKLAAEEGLDVEKGYFTDFSPEMIVEKYMNLINATANAD comes from the exons ATGCTAAGACATTACAGTAGcttcttgattttctttcttctttct aaaaacaagaacaaaaaaattgctaATCAGTCCATACTAGTATGCTGTAAACTCTTCATTTCCGAATCACGTAACCTCGCAGCTCTCGATGCAATTGAACGAGCTGCAAGGCTTGACACAGAAACTGTCATTGTAAACAAATTCGAGGATCGAATTTATAACAGGGCTCGTTAtacacttgtatcatatgttGTTCATGACAGCACAGGTACTGCAATATATAGTCCATTGCGGCAAACAATTATAGCCATGGCTGATGCTGCTTATGGAGCCATAAACCTTGAGACACACTCTGGGGCTCACCCTCGGCTTGGTGTTGTTGATGACATTGTTTTTCATCCATTGGCTCGGGCATCATTAGATGAAGCAGCTTGGCTTGCTAAAGCAGTGGCAGCAGATATTGGCAGTAGATTTCAAG TGCCAGTATTTTTGTACGCAGCAGCCCACCCAACAGGCAAGCCCCTGGATACGATCAGGCGTGAGCTGGGTTACTACAGGCCTAACTCTATGGGCAACCAATGGGCAGGTTGGACAATGCCCGAAATCCTCCCGGAGAGACCCAATGAAGGCCCAATTCAGGTGTCTCCAGCCAGAGGCATTGCAATGATCGGAGCACGTCCATGGGTTGCATTGTACAACATACCTATCATGTCCACGGATGTCGCTGCCACTCGTCGGATAGCTCGTATGGTGAGTGCTCGGGGTGGCGGACTGCCAACAGTTCAAACATTGGGCTTGGTTCATGGTGAGGACTCAACTGAGATAGCTTGCATGCTCTTGGAGCCCAACCAGGTAGGAGCGGATAGAGTCCAGAACCGGGTAGAGAAGCTGGCAGCTGAAGAAGGGTTGGATGTAGAGAAGGGCTACTTCACTGATTTTTCACCAGAAATGATTGTTGAAAAGTacatgaatttgattaatgcGACTGCTAATGCTGACTAA